One region of Streptomyces rishiriensis genomic DNA includes:
- a CDS encoding MASE1 domain-containing protein produces the protein MAAVVATPELRRPAVFAVRTLAVALGYYAAGRLGLVRELTVEGAVFTPIWPPTGVAVACLLLLGIRVWPGIALGALFVIMSLTSLRPAVIGNLIGNTAAPVCAYLMLRKVGFRNDLARLRDGLALVFLGALTAMLLSSTVGVGMLVLTDKLAAHSFWAVWLAWWVGDAMGVLIVTPVLLVLHAITRPLRPARWKEAVGLGLIACALVPLATHSRVSLLFLVYPLLIWAALRFQLAGSMLCALFTSVMATVAATDSVGPFERLSRVEVMIKLQAFNGTMALTALLLSAVITEQQHTRRSVERACQELVEVLEHLTAGDAPPGRPVKDIQETETTETTKATETTETTEDKNG, from the coding sequence ATGGCTGCTGTGGTGGCTACCCCGGAACTGCGTCGACCAGCGGTCTTCGCCGTGCGGACGCTGGCCGTAGCCCTGGGCTACTACGCGGCCGGGCGGCTGGGGCTCGTGCGCGAGCTCACCGTCGAGGGTGCGGTCTTCACCCCCATCTGGCCGCCCACGGGGGTGGCAGTCGCCTGTCTGCTGCTCCTCGGGATCCGCGTCTGGCCGGGCATCGCCCTCGGTGCCCTCTTCGTCATCATGTCCCTGACTTCGCTGCGGCCCGCGGTGATCGGCAACCTGATCGGCAACACCGCGGCGCCCGTCTGCGCCTACCTCATGCTGCGCAAGGTGGGCTTCCGCAACGACCTGGCCCGATTACGGGACGGGCTCGCGCTGGTCTTCCTCGGCGCACTCACCGCCATGCTGCTGAGTTCGACGGTCGGCGTCGGCATGCTCGTCCTCACCGACAAGCTGGCCGCGCACAGCTTCTGGGCCGTGTGGCTGGCCTGGTGGGTCGGCGACGCCATGGGCGTCCTGATCGTCACGCCGGTCCTTCTCGTGCTGCACGCCATCACCCGCCCCCTGCGGCCGGCCCGCTGGAAAGAGGCCGTAGGACTCGGCCTCATCGCCTGCGCCCTCGTCCCGCTGGCCACCCACAGCCGCGTCAGCCTGCTCTTTCTCGTCTACCCCCTGCTGATCTGGGCGGCCCTGCGCTTTCAGCTCGCCGGCAGCATGCTCTGTGCCCTCTTCACATCGGTCATGGCCACCGTCGCCGCGACGGACAGCGTCGGGCCCTTCGAACGGCTGAGCCGCGTCGAGGTGATGATCAAGCTCCAGGCCTTCAACGGCACGATGGCGCTGACCGCCCTGCTGCTCTCCGCGGTGATCACCGAACAGCAGCACACCAGACGCTCCGTGGAACGCGCCTGCCAGGAACTCGTCGAGGTCCTGGAACACCTCACCGCCGGCGATGCCCCACCCGGCCGGCCCGTGAAGGACATCCAGGAGACGGAGACCACGGAGACCACAAAGGCCACGGAGACCACGGAGACCACCGAGGACAAGAACGGCTGA
- a CDS encoding WGR domain-containing protein, translating into MATGSSTVSRTYLELSQDGGGAHKFYEVAVDGVVVTVRYGRIGASGQTQTTTFPTAEKARAAAARKVGEKVRKGYAPAVAGQRPPRTVTRRQVVSAPSTARAAAPVLWRFRTGSSAFGIHVDDDRCWVGNQSGDVYTLDHEGDVLARFSLPDGVKCLVADDFWIYAGCDDGKVYDLSSKLPFAAYDIAADVDIFWLDIHEGLLNVSDRDGRLTVIDHEDEHQWARRSQGEHAWMVRADDRAVYHGHHRGVTAYAPDGSGELWHTPTRGGVLFGWQEADAVYAGTSHKVVQRLSKATGTVEATYGCDSAVYSCATSPNGRFVFAGDSSSSVYCFDRDGTRLWKLGTGGGSALSMQYRDERLYLVTTDGSLVCVDASETAVTAAQQGTVPVARDVKLAEALPTYAPATAAATVTTVTHVPTGAIVVECVQEAGRVRVHVVSDGYDTSWNVQFPREIREPGARYVVDALHTAAGGFYRVRGDIRRLL; encoded by the coding sequence ATGGCTACCGGGTCCAGCACCGTGTCGAGGACGTATCTGGAGCTGTCGCAGGACGGCGGCGGCGCGCACAAGTTCTACGAAGTCGCCGTCGACGGCGTGGTGGTGACGGTGCGGTACGGGCGGATCGGCGCCTCCGGGCAGACGCAGACGACGACGTTCCCCACCGCCGAGAAGGCCCGGGCCGCCGCCGCGCGGAAGGTGGGGGAGAAGGTCCGCAAGGGGTACGCCCCCGCTGTCGCCGGACAGCGTCCCCCGCGCACGGTGACCCGCCGTCAGGTGGTCTCGGCGCCGTCCACGGCGCGCGCCGCGGCGCCCGTGCTGTGGCGGTTCCGCACCGGTTCCTCGGCGTTCGGCATCCACGTGGACGACGACCGCTGCTGGGTCGGCAACCAGTCCGGTGACGTGTACACCCTGGACCACGAGGGCGACGTGCTGGCCCGGTTCAGCCTGCCGGACGGCGTGAAGTGCCTGGTGGCAGACGACTTCTGGATCTACGCGGGCTGCGACGACGGCAAGGTCTACGACCTGTCCTCCAAGCTGCCGTTCGCGGCGTACGACATCGCGGCGGACGTCGACATCTTCTGGCTGGACATCCATGAGGGCCTGCTGAACGTCTCGGACCGCGACGGCCGGCTCACCGTCATCGACCACGAGGACGAGCACCAGTGGGCCCGCCGCAGCCAGGGCGAGCACGCCTGGATGGTCCGCGCGGACGACCGGGCCGTCTACCACGGTCACCATCGGGGCGTCACCGCCTACGCACCCGACGGCAGCGGTGAACTCTGGCACACCCCCACCCGGGGCGGCGTCCTGTTCGGCTGGCAGGAGGCGGACGCCGTCTACGCCGGGACCTCGCACAAGGTGGTGCAGCGGCTGTCGAAGGCCACCGGCACGGTCGAGGCCACGTACGGCTGCGACAGCGCCGTGTACTCGTGTGCCACCTCGCCCAACGGGCGCTTCGTGTTCGCCGGTGACTCGTCCTCGTCCGTCTACTGTTTCGACCGGGACGGCACGCGCCTGTGGAAGCTCGGCACGGGCGGCGGCTCGGCCCTGTCCATGCAGTACCGCGACGAACGGCTGTACCTGGTGACCACCGACGGCTCGCTGGTGTGCGTGGACGCGAGCGAGACGGCCGTCACCGCGGCCCAGCAGGGCACGGTCCCGGTGGCGCGGGACGTCAAGCTCGCCGAGGCACTGCCGACGTACGCCCCCGCCACGGCCGCGGCCACGGTGACCACCGTGACCCACGTGCCCACCGGCGCGATCGTCGTCGAGTGCGTCCAGGAAGCCGGCCGGGTCCGGGTGCACGTGGTGTCCGACGGCTACGACACGTCCTGGAACGTCCAGTTCCCGCGCGAGATACGCGAGCCCGGGGCTCGGTACGTGGTGGACGCCCTGCACACGGCGGCCGGCGGCTTCTACCGGGTCCGCGGTGACATCCGACGGCTGCTCTGA
- a CDS encoding LLM class flavin-dependent oxidoreductase: MSTPSITSLAFLTPGNFADDDPYTGLEETLQLFEYGERIGFDGAWVRQRHLEHGVASAAVFLAAAGQRTERVELGTAVIPIGYESPFRLAEDLALADVLSRGRLQAGFSTGMPHAELLGDLVYDGDWRDFDLSYGRIARVIDNLRGDYLGGPDTVIRSPGNTQRPRLQPHDPGLLDRVWYGGGSLRSARWAAAHGLNLLSGNIVTGEGTDDFTTAQLALLSEYRRGVPAARPARVALGRVIVPFDSADAATRARYRAYAAGRHARTLAPQGSNRTLFAPDVVGPADRILEQLAADPAVSAVSELRLELPYEFHRGDYEQILHDVRHLIAPELGWRPAGAAAPAAPPAARPVAVRGGTGR; encoded by the coding sequence ATGAGCACTCCCTCCATCACCTCGCTGGCCTTTCTCACCCCGGGCAACTTCGCCGACGACGATCCCTACACCGGTCTGGAGGAGACGCTTCAACTGTTCGAGTACGGCGAACGGATCGGATTCGACGGCGCCTGGGTCCGGCAGCGCCATCTCGAACACGGGGTGGCATCGGCCGCGGTGTTCCTCGCGGCGGCGGGCCAGCGGACCGAGCGGGTCGAGCTGGGCACCGCGGTCATCCCGATCGGGTACGAGAGCCCGTTCCGACTGGCCGAGGACCTGGCGCTGGCGGACGTGCTCTCCCGCGGCAGACTTCAGGCCGGGTTCAGCACCGGCATGCCGCACGCCGAACTGCTCGGCGATCTCGTGTACGACGGGGACTGGCGCGACTTCGACCTGTCGTACGGGAGGATCGCCCGCGTCATCGACAACCTGCGGGGGGACTACCTCGGGGGCCCGGACACCGTGATCCGGTCACCGGGCAACACCCAGCGGCCACGGCTGCAGCCGCACGACCCGGGCCTGCTGGACCGCGTCTGGTACGGAGGCGGCAGCCTGCGTTCCGCCCGGTGGGCCGCGGCACACGGCCTGAACCTGCTGAGCGGCAACATCGTCACCGGTGAGGGCACCGACGACTTCACCACGGCCCAGCTCGCCCTGCTCTCCGAGTACCGGCGCGGGGTGCCCGCCGCCCGTCCGGCGCGGGTGGCGCTGGGGCGGGTGATCGTGCCGTTCGACAGCGCCGACGCCGCCACCCGTGCGCGGTACCGGGCATACGCCGCCGGACGGCACGCGCGCACTCTGGCTCCGCAGGGCAGCAACCGGACCCTGTTCGCGCCGGACGTGGTCGGGCCGGCGGACCGGATCCTGGAGCAGTTGGCCGCGGATCCCGCGGTCTCGGCCGTGTCGGAGCTGCGCCTGGAGCTGCCGTACGAGTTCCACCGGGGCGACTACGAGCAGATCCTGCACGATGTCCGGCACCTGATAGCGCCGGAGCTGGGCTGGCGACCCGCCGGTGCGGCCGCCCCGGCCGCACCCCCGGCCGCGCGACCGGTGGCCGTACGGGGCGGGACCGGCCGATGA
- a CDS encoding DUF1684 domain-containing protein has product MTVQHTSAELEEFVHDWQEWHQRQEARLADPHGFLAITGLHWLSDRPERFPDAPGAWSTGADGIVVVLDEGEELVVDGTAVRGEHRFGVIPERGGVDAVWGDAVIEVAKRGGQDIIRPRHPDTPLRTGFTGTPAYAPHPRWVVTGRYTAFDEPRPTTVGAAVEGLEHVYDAPGRVEFKLDGRPLALTAFPGHGPGSLLVLFTDATSGVTTYAANRALTLDAPAADGTVVLDFNRAANLPCAYTDLATCPLPPAENRLPVPVEAGERIPRERGGS; this is encoded by the coding sequence GTGACCGTTCAGCACACGTCGGCGGAACTCGAGGAGTTCGTCCACGACTGGCAGGAGTGGCATCAGCGGCAGGAGGCACGGCTCGCCGACCCGCACGGTTTCCTCGCGATCACCGGCCTGCACTGGCTGAGCGACCGGCCCGAGCGCTTCCCGGACGCGCCGGGAGCCTGGTCGACCGGCGCCGACGGGATCGTCGTGGTCCTCGACGAAGGCGAGGAACTGGTCGTCGACGGAACCGCCGTCCGCGGCGAGCACCGCTTCGGGGTGATCCCGGAGCGCGGCGGGGTCGACGCCGTGTGGGGCGACGCCGTCATCGAGGTGGCCAAGCGCGGCGGGCAGGACATCATCCGGCCCCGGCACCCGGACACACCGCTGCGCACCGGCTTCACGGGCACACCGGCCTACGCCCCGCACCCCCGCTGGGTGGTGACCGGCCGATACACGGCGTTCGACGAGCCCCGGCCGACGACCGTGGGGGCGGCGGTCGAGGGTCTGGAGCACGTGTACGACGCGCCCGGCCGGGTCGAGTTCAAGCTGGACGGGCGTCCGCTGGCGCTGACCGCGTTCCCCGGTCACGGCCCGGGGAGTCTGCTCGTGCTGTTCACCGACGCGACCTCCGGGGTCACCACCTACGCGGCCAACCGGGCGCTCACGCTGGACGCACCCGCCGCCGACGGCACGGTCGTTCTGGACTTCAACCGGGCGGCGAACCTGCCGTGCGCCTACACCGATCTGGCCACCTGCCCGCTGCCGCCCGCGGAGAACCGGCTGCCCGTGCCGGTCGAGGCCGGGGAGAGGATCCCCCGCGAGCGGGGCGGCTCCTGA
- a CDS encoding dipeptide ABC transporter ATP-binding protein has protein sequence MLQVRGLSVSYRTRGGTVHAVRGVDLDVWPGQVTAVVGESGSGKSTTAHAITRLLAANGGIDAGTVRFGRHDLTALSERELRAVRGARIGLVPQDPTVSLNPVKRVGEQVAEVLRIHGLATRRSAPSAAIAILDQAGLPDAATRARQYPHELSGGMRQRALIAVAIAAKPQLIIADEPTSALDVTVQRVILDHLQHLTEESGTAVLLVTHDLGVAADRAQRIVVMAGGRVVEAGPTRDVLENPQHAYTRRLLAAAPSLSTARPRTVTSVTAPAPGEAPLVEARNLVKEFRLPAAAGAARTLRAVDDVSLTVHRGRTLALVGESGSGKSTTARLVLRLVDPTSGSVWFDGADVTTARGAAARQLRRRAQLVYQNPYASLDPRFSIGEVITEPLRAFRVGDRASRLARARELLDRVALPGSVLERRPAELSGGQRQRVAIARALALSPDLVVCDEPVSALDVSVQAQVLDLLAELQADTGVAYLFISHDLAVVRQIAHQVAVMRSGRVVETGTAEDLFTRPRHDYTRELLAAIPGGRHASAGDRPHQPKEHL, from the coding sequence TTGCTACAGGTACGCGGCCTGTCGGTGTCCTACCGCACCCGCGGCGGCACCGTGCACGCGGTACGCGGCGTGGACCTCGACGTGTGGCCCGGGCAGGTCACCGCGGTGGTCGGCGAGTCGGGTTCCGGGAAGAGCACGACCGCGCACGCGATCACCCGGCTGCTGGCGGCCAACGGCGGCATCGACGCCGGGACGGTCCGCTTCGGCCGGCACGACCTCACCGCACTGTCGGAGCGGGAGCTGCGTGCCGTACGCGGCGCGCGGATCGGTCTGGTGCCGCAGGACCCGACGGTGTCGCTGAACCCCGTCAAACGCGTCGGTGAGCAGGTCGCCGAGGTGCTGCGGATCCACGGGCTGGCGACCCGCCGCTCCGCTCCGTCGGCCGCGATCGCGATCCTGGACCAGGCGGGGCTGCCCGACGCGGCCACGCGCGCCCGGCAGTACCCGCACGAACTGTCGGGCGGGATGCGTCAACGGGCCCTGATCGCGGTCGCCATCGCCGCCAAGCCGCAGCTGATCATCGCCGACGAGCCGACCAGCGCCCTCGACGTCACCGTTCAGCGGGTGATCCTCGACCACCTCCAGCACCTCACCGAGGAGTCCGGCACCGCCGTGCTGCTGGTGACGCACGATCTCGGCGTGGCCGCCGACCGGGCGCAGCGGATCGTGGTCATGGCCGGGGGCCGGGTCGTCGAGGCAGGGCCCACCCGGGACGTCCTGGAGAACCCGCAGCACGCGTACACCCGGCGGTTGCTGGCCGCCGCGCCCAGTCTCTCCACGGCCCGGCCGCGCACCGTCACATCGGTGACCGCGCCGGCCCCCGGCGAGGCACCGCTGGTGGAGGCCCGCAACCTGGTCAAGGAGTTCCGGCTGCCCGCCGCCGCAGGCGCGGCCCGCACCCTGCGCGCGGTCGACGACGTCAGTCTCACGGTGCACCGCGGCCGGACACTGGCCCTGGTCGGCGAATCCGGCTCGGGGAAGTCCACCACCGCCCGCCTGGTGCTGCGGCTGGTCGACCCGACCTCCGGAAGCGTGTGGTTCGACGGCGCCGACGTCACGACCGCCCGCGGGGCAGCGGCCAGGCAACTGCGCCGGCGGGCCCAGCTCGTCTATCAGAACCCGTACGCCTCGCTGGATCCGCGGTTCTCGATCGGCGAAGTGATCACCGAGCCGCTGCGCGCCTTCCGGGTCGGCGACCGTGCCTCCCGGCTCGCCCGCGCCCGGGAGCTGCTCGACCGGGTGGCGCTGCCCGGCTCGGTGCTGGAGCGTCGCCCGGCGGAACTGTCCGGCGGGCAGCGGCAGCGCGTCGCGATCGCCCGTGCCCTCGCGCTCTCGCCCGACCTGGTGGTGTGCGACGAACCGGTGTCCGCGCTCGACGTGTCCGTCCAGGCACAGGTGCTCGACCTGCTCGCCGAACTCCAGGCCGACACCGGAGTGGCGTACCTGTTCATCTCGCACGACCTGGCCGTCGTGCGCCAGATCGCCCATCAGGTCGCTGTCATGCGGTCCGGCCGCGTCGTCGAGACGGGCACCGCCGAGGACCTGTTCACCCGCCCCCGCCACGACTACACCCGCGAACTGCTCGCGGCGATCCCCGGCGGGCGCCACGCGTCGGCCGGGGACCGGCCGCACCAACCGAAGGAGCACCTGTGA
- a CDS encoding ABC transporter permease → MSRTLADGVAAGADGAEGTDAPGAATGAAETVGAAGLARPLDPGAEPGPANAGPGSGPRRFLRFLLRRPGLLASVLVLVLVVLAAFWPGLFTSQDPLHGVPAENFRSPSGGHWFGTDELGRDVFSRVVHGAQLSLKATLIAVGFAFVVGGLIGLVAGFVGRWVEDVLMRFVDVLLSIPSLFLSLALVTALGYGTVKVAVAVGIASVAGFARVTRAEVLRVRQAVFVEASRSCGARWYSVLGRHVLPNAAGPVIVLATLEFGAAILAVSSLSFLGYGAPPPAPEWGTLISDGRNYLANAWWLTALPGLAIAATGLATNRLARALDGEWARQR, encoded by the coding sequence ATGAGCCGGACACTTGCCGACGGTGTCGCCGCCGGAGCCGACGGCGCAGAGGGAACGGACGCACCCGGAGCAGCGACGGGAGCGGCCGAAACGGTCGGAGCGGCCGGCCTGGCCCGACCGTTGGATCCCGGTGCGGAGCCGGGACCCGCGAATGCCGGTCCCGGCTCCGGACCGAGACGGTTCCTGAGGTTCCTGCTGCGCAGGCCCGGGCTGCTGGCCTCGGTCCTGGTGCTGGTGCTGGTGGTGCTGGCCGCTTTCTGGCCAGGGCTGTTCACTTCACAGGACCCGCTGCACGGCGTGCCTGCGGAGAACTTCCGAAGCCCCAGCGGCGGGCACTGGTTCGGCACCGACGAGCTGGGACGTGACGTGTTCTCGCGCGTGGTGCACGGCGCCCAGCTGTCGCTGAAGGCGACCCTGATCGCGGTCGGGTTCGCGTTCGTGGTCGGCGGTCTCATCGGCCTGGTCGCCGGGTTCGTGGGCCGCTGGGTCGAGGACGTGCTGATGCGCTTCGTCGACGTACTGCTGTCGATCCCCTCGCTGTTCCTGTCCCTGGCCCTGGTCACCGCGCTGGGCTACGGCACGGTGAAGGTGGCGGTCGCGGTCGGCATCGCCAGCGTGGCCGGCTTCGCCCGGGTGACCCGGGCCGAGGTGCTGCGGGTGCGCCAGGCGGTCTTCGTCGAGGCCTCCCGCTCCTGCGGGGCCCGCTGGTACTCGGTGCTGGGACGGCACGTACTGCCCAACGCGGCGGGCCCGGTGATCGTGCTGGCCACCCTCGAGTTCGGCGCCGCCATCCTCGCCGTGTCGTCACTCAGCTTCCTCGGTTACGGGGCGCCTCCACCGGCGCCGGAGTGGGGCACGTTGATCTCGGACGGGCGCAACTACCTGGCCAACGCCTGGTGGCTCACCGCGCTGCCCGGACTGGCGATCGCGGCGACGGGCCTCGCCACCAACCGCCTCGCGCGGGCGCTGGACGGCGAATGGGCCCGGCAGCGATGA
- a CDS encoding ABC transporter permease yields MRPYVAKRLAQALGVLWAAYTLSFLVLDYLPGDPVSAMAGAGADTGQVDPAQLASLRHEYGFDKPVLAQYADYLGRAVRGDFGDSVSTGRPVTSTLADALPQTLQLTGAALLLAVVLGGGLAVLATYTTRRWLRQLLLSLPPLGVSVPTFWVGLVLVELFSFRTRLFPAFGNDGLRGLVLPAVTLAVPTGALVAQVLAKSLLTALDQAYVETARAKGAGRLRIHLRHALRNASLPALTVVGLLAGQLIAGSVVVESVFSRDGLGRVTAAAVTVQDIPLVQGVVVFGALIFVTANLIVDLVYPLLDPRIVVAASRKVRPA; encoded by the coding sequence ATGCGTCCCTATGTGGCCAAGCGGCTCGCGCAGGCCCTCGGAGTGCTGTGGGCGGCCTACACGTTGTCCTTCCTCGTGCTGGACTACCTGCCCGGAGATCCCGTCTCGGCGATGGCCGGCGCGGGAGCGGACACCGGGCAGGTCGATCCCGCCCAACTCGCGTCGCTGCGGCACGAGTACGGCTTCGACAAACCGGTTCTCGCGCAGTATGCCGACTACCTCGGCAGGGCGGTACGCGGTGACTTCGGCGACTCGGTGTCCACCGGCCGACCGGTGACCTCGACGCTGGCCGACGCGCTGCCGCAGACCCTCCAGCTGACCGGGGCGGCGCTGCTGCTCGCGGTGGTCCTCGGCGGCGGGCTCGCCGTGCTGGCGACCTACACCACCCGGCGATGGCTGCGGCAGCTGCTGCTGTCGTTGCCCCCGCTGGGGGTGTCGGTACCGACGTTCTGGGTCGGGCTGGTGCTCGTCGAGCTGTTCTCCTTCCGGACGCGGCTGTTCCCGGCGTTCGGCAACGACGGGCTGCGGGGCCTGGTCCTGCCCGCGGTGACCCTGGCCGTCCCGACCGGCGCCCTGGTGGCGCAGGTGCTGGCCAAGAGCCTGCTCACGGCGCTGGACCAGGCCTATGTGGAGACCGCCCGGGCCAAGGGCGCCGGCCGGCTGCGGATCCATCTGCGGCACGCGCTGCGCAACGCCTCGCTGCCCGCGCTGACGGTCGTAGGACTGCTGGCCGGCCAGCTGATCGCCGGCTCGGTCGTCGTCGAGTCGGTGTTCTCCCGCGACGGCCTGGGCCGGGTGACCGCCGCCGCGGTCACCGTCCAGGACATCCCGCTGGTCCAGGGCGTCGTGGTGTTCGGGGCGCTGATCTTCGTGACGGCCAATCTGATCGTCGATCTCGTCTACCCGCTGCTCGACCCGCGGATCGTGGTGGCGGCGAGCAGGAAGGTGCGCCCCGCATGA
- a CDS encoding ABC transporter substrate-binding protein, protein MTAHPDSRTPRWAALAALVTSSLLLSACSSSGSGSSSGEGGRPKSGGTLTFAVSSDAGCVDPQQVGSNDTIYSLRQIVDSLTDQDPKTGKIVPWLAKSWEVSSDTTTFTFHLRSGVTFSDGSPLTAQVVKENFDAVPKLGALATLAQGYLSGVESTTAVDPLTVRVRFKQPNAQFLQATATHSLGIESSASVRRSPQEKCSKGVVGSGPFELNGYVQNQSITLARRAEYAWGSSLWTKQGAAYLDKLVFKVVPEAGVRTGSLQSGQVDAIGSVGRANEAALRGGAVNLQQRANPGVVFNLGLNNSRPLLKDAKVRQAILFAIDRQQIVDAVFPTGTEPATSILARTTPDHTDLGSDLAFDAARAKSLLDSAGWKADGDGVRVKDGKRLSLTVKWFANAATNQPALELIQQQLKAVGVEVVLKQLQIAQFSPTLQSGDFDAVWGNVTRADPDILRSSYSTRLANFYHLPAGPLDSALTQQAATTDAAKRKQLVAQAQQLIVRNAYAVPVVELQTQLGVAKKVHDLDFDASSRIQLHDTWIG, encoded by the coding sequence GTGACAGCACATCCGGATTCCCGTACCCCCCGGTGGGCGGCGCTCGCCGCACTCGTGACCAGCAGCCTGCTGCTCAGCGCCTGCTCGTCGAGCGGCAGCGGCAGTTCGAGCGGCGAGGGCGGCCGCCCCAAGTCGGGTGGCACCCTGACCTTCGCGGTGAGCTCCGACGCCGGCTGCGTCGATCCCCAGCAGGTGGGCAGCAACGACACCATCTACTCCCTGCGTCAGATCGTCGACTCCCTGACGGACCAGGACCCCAAGACCGGCAAGATCGTGCCGTGGCTCGCGAAGAGCTGGGAGGTCAGCTCCGACACCACGACGTTCACGTTCCACCTGAGATCCGGAGTCACGTTCAGCGACGGATCGCCGCTGACCGCCCAGGTGGTCAAGGAGAACTTCGACGCGGTGCCGAAGCTGGGCGCCCTGGCCACCCTCGCCCAGGGGTACCTGAGCGGTGTGGAGAGCACCACCGCCGTCGACCCGCTCACGGTGCGGGTGAGGTTCAAGCAGCCCAACGCGCAGTTCCTCCAGGCCACGGCCACCCACTCGCTCGGCATCGAATCGTCGGCGAGCGTGCGCAGGAGCCCCCAGGAGAAGTGCAGCAAGGGAGTGGTCGGATCCGGGCCGTTCGAGCTGAACGGCTATGTGCAGAACCAGTCGATCACCCTGGCCAGGCGCGCCGAGTACGCCTGGGGTTCCTCGCTGTGGACCAAACAGGGCGCGGCATACCTGGACAAGCTGGTGTTCAAGGTGGTGCCCGAGGCGGGTGTGCGCACCGGCAGCCTCCAGTCCGGCCAGGTGGACGCGATCGGCAGCGTCGGCAGGGCCAACGAGGCGGCGCTGCGGGGCGGCGCCGTGAACCTCCAGCAACGAGCCAACCCGGGTGTGGTGTTCAACCTGGGACTCAACAACTCCCGGCCGCTCCTGAAGGACGCGAAGGTGCGCCAGGCGATCCTGTTCGCCATCGACCGGCAGCAGATCGTCGACGCCGTGTTCCCGACCGGCACCGAGCCGGCGACCAGCATCCTGGCGCGCACCACACCGGACCACACCGATCTCGGCTCGGACCTGGCCTTCGACGCGGCCAGGGCGAAGTCCCTCCTGGACTCGGCCGGTTGGAAGGCGGACGGCGACGGCGTCCGGGTCAAGGACGGCAAGAGGCTGAGCCTGACCGTCAAGTGGTTCGCCAACGCGGCCACCAACCAGCCCGCCCTGGAACTGATCCAGCAGCAGCTCAAGGCCGTCGGCGTGGAGGTGGTGCTCAAGCAGCTCCAGATCGCGCAGTTCTCGCCGACTCTCCAGTCCGGCGACTTCGACGCGGTGTGGGGCAACGTGACCCGCGCCGACCCGGACATCCTGCGCAGCTCGTACTCCACCCGGCTGGCCAACTTCTACCACCTGCCGGCCGGCCCGCTCGACTCCGCGCTGACCCAGCAGGCCGCGACGACCGACGCGGCGAAGCGCAAGCAACTGGTCGCCCAGGCACAGCAGTTGATCGTGCGGAACGCCTACGCCGTGCCCGTGGTGGAGCTGCAGACCCAACTGGGGGTGGCGAAGAAGGTGCACGACCTCGACTTCGACGCCTCCAGCCGGATCCAGCTGCACGACACCTGGATCGGGTAG
- a CDS encoding putative leader peptide — translation MKARQGHRLCKRVAPVQGPETGRTSVRHSGNLSASIATAALFCGFSRRRHIDLRRSASCLCQG, via the coding sequence GTGAAAGCCCGGCAGGGTCACCGACTCTGCAAGCGCGTGGCCCCGGTTCAGGGGCCTGAGACGGGGAGGACCAGCGTGCGGCACAGCGGCAACCTGAGCGCCTCGATCGCGACCGCGGCCCTGTTCTGCGGATTCTCGCGCCGACGCCACATCGACCTGCGCCGTTCCGCCAGCTGTCTGTGTCAGGGCTGA
- a CDS encoding SAM-dependent methyltransferase, whose amino-acid sequence MTDDDVTTPGSAAPQKIDTSVPHSARIWNYWLGGKDNYPVDEQAGDAYTAVFPGIVTIARSSRAFLRRNITYLVSEAGVRQFLDVGTGLPTAENTHEVAQRLAPETRIVYVDNDPLVLAHARALLYSTAEGATSYVDANVLEPERILASAAETLDFSRPTALILSNILGHVADHDQARSIVTRLMAALPSGSYLSVNDGSRGIDPVFEAAQDAYNESGAVPYNLRTVEEITAYFDGLELLEPGVVPVPLWRPEVTSPAPAVIAEHGGLARKP is encoded by the coding sequence ATGACCGACGACGATGTGACCACGCCCGGATCAGCGGCACCTCAGAAGATCGACACCTCGGTGCCGCACTCGGCCCGCATCTGGAACTACTGGCTGGGCGGGAAGGACAACTACCCCGTCGACGAGCAGGCCGGTGACGCCTACACCGCCGTGTTCCCGGGCATCGTCACCATCGCCCGCAGCAGCCGGGCGTTCCTGCGCCGCAACATCACGTACCTGGTCTCCGAGGCGGGCGTCCGGCAGTTCCTGGACGTCGGAACCGGCCTGCCGACCGCCGAGAACACCCACGAGGTCGCCCAGCGGCTCGCCCCCGAGACCAGGATCGTCTACGTCGACAACGATCCGCTGGTCCTGGCCCACGCCCGTGCCCTGCTCTACTCCACCGCGGAGGGCGCGACCTCGTACGTCGACGCCAATGTGCTGGAACCGGAGCGCATCCTGGCGAGCGCCGCCGAGACACTGGACTTCAGCCGTCCCACCGCGCTCATCCTCAGCAACATCCTTGGCCACGTCGCCGACCACGACCAGGCCCGCTCCATCGTCACCCGCCTGATGGCGGCACTGCCGTCCGGCAGCTACCTCTCCGTCAACGACGGCTCGCGAGGCATCGACCCGGTCTTCGAGGCGGCCCAGGACGCCTACAACGAGAGCGGCGCCGTCCCGTACAACCTGCGCACCGTCGAGGAGATCACGGCGTACTTCGACGGACTCGAGCTCCTGGAGCCCGGAGTCGTCCCGGTCCCCCTGTGGCGCCCGGAGGTCACCTCCCCGGCTCCGGCCGTCATCGCCGAACACGGCGGCCTCGCCCGCAAGCCGTAA